Below is a window of Candidatus Methanoperedens sp. DNA.
ACGCGTTATATTGGAAAAATTGCAGCCTTCTGATTTGAGCATTGATTTTAAATTCCTGACCAGTATCTGCTCAAATCTTGTCCGGACATTCTTGCTCTTCAGGGCAAGTTCATCGTACCTGACTATGATTACATCAGTATTTTTCAAAATATTTTCACCTTTTTTATCAGATTCCAGAATATGGACTGAGGTGGATATAAGGATATAAGTTAAAAAGTTAAAAACCTTCAGCAATCATTAATTATGATGAATTTTTGGAATTTAAATGTTTCCGACCGATGATTATATATATTGATATCTTAAATATCTTTTATTAAAGAACAATGGGGGTTAGGTTATGACTAAATGCATTATGAAAAAATGCCCATGCAGAACGTGGATAAACTGTTCGTATTACAACTCGATACGATATCGGTCTTCACATTCGGTTAGTAAAACTGAAGTGCGTGACTGGTATAAAATCCATTTCAGGATAGAATACGAAGCCCCTGATTCCTATTGTAATGGCTAGTGGGGGAATATATGATCAATAAACAAACGGGGGAAATTGAAATAATGCCAGAGGCGAACCTGGCAATAGAAGTATGTAAGAAAGGAACACCGGAACGTAATGCAATCATGCTTTGCCTGCAAATCGACTATGCCTTCATATATCAGGGTCTGCCAATGCCGGGGGAAATGTTCAGGCACCTGACAACGTGCCAGAGTGCAGGGATTGTAAGGTTGTGATTGCAAGGTCATAGTCAAAAATATCGAACTGGTTAGAGATTATGAGATCCAAAAACTTTAATATTTTTAGTCAATAGCCAGCGCATAACGTCACACTAATTTCACACTAATTTCACACCTCCCTATATATACAATCCAACATATGTTAAAAATGAAAGCTTATGCTTACGTTAAAGATCCCTGTATTGATCCTTACAATATTATTCGCTCTTATAGGTGTTTATCTTGCAGCCAGGATCTATATAGCCCAGAGGAGGATCGATCCTGCCACCCTCAGGGCACGTGCTTTTCTTAATGAGTCTTTTCTCAAGGGAAGCTGGAAATTGATCCTTATGTCATTGATCCTTTTCATAATCCGTGCCATTGTGGAACTGGAAGAATTACTAGAGGGAGTAATGGATGAAAAGAGTGCTGAGGTGCTCGATGAGATAATAGTCCTGGGGATACTTATATGCCTTATCTTATTATTATATAAATGGTTAAAACTCATGAATCCACCAAAACTGGATCTGCATGGTAAATAGGTGGTTTGACATTCTGAAAGATGGATTGGATACCGGGAAAAGGATGTCAATACTTTCACGTTGCTTTAGAAATCTTATTTAACTAACAAGTGGTATATATATTATGAAAACTGTTTATCTTGCAGCCCCACTTTTTTCTGAAGCTGAGTGTGATTTTAACCGCAAGCTCAGGGATGAGTTAATAAGCGCCGGCTTTAATGTGTTCCTGCCGCAAGAGGATTCCAACAATGTAAAAGGTATGTTGGACCGGCAGAAAATAATTTTCAATAAGAACCTGAAGGGGATTGAGAATTCGGATATAATCGTTGCAGTTATAGATGGAGCTGATGTTGATTCGGGAACAGCATGGGAAATAGGTTTTGCTTTTGCAAAAGCTAAACCCGTTCTTGGCCTCAGGACTGATTTCAGGACGCTGGGCATCGAGGGAACTGTGAATCTCATGATAGAGCAGTCTGTGGTTCTTTGCATGAGTGTCCCGGAGTTATTAAATCATTTGAAATCGAGATTCAGATAAATGGACGAATATCATTTAATAAAGCAATTTTCCAAACCCCGGGAAGGGGAATTTGTTCCTGTTACTTTCATTGAGTTTAAACGAAAGCTCGTTGGCTGGTCGCCAGAATTAAAAAGAAGTGTCTATATCGAAAGCGAAGAGGAAAAAGCAAAGCTAAAAAGGGTGAGAGAGGTAAATTTGATGATCGCTATCAATCATTTATCCGGGAAATTATCCTCCATCGAGCTTAATGATGAGGAAAAAGCACAGTTTGAAGAAGTATATAATTTATTCCTTAAAAAAGGGGGTCAATTGTTGTATACCCGGAAAAAAATTTGCACAAAATTCATTGCCTTTTTTGAGTTAAATGAACCAGAAGAAAAATTAAGGGACGTACCTGAGAAAAATCTGTTATCTGATATGTTATAGTTTATATTCCGCTTATACCGTAAGACTCCAGGATAACTTCACTATTCAGGTGGCCGGCATGGTATGTCTTACCCGTCTCCAGGTCATTTACTGAAATTTCAGCCGGAGCGAACACATTTGCATCAATCTTGAAGAAATCATATCCAGCATCCTTGAAAGTCTTGTAGAATGGTTTGCCGTAATCTTTTGAGGTACTGGACGGCACCATTTTGAATTTATCCTCCTCAAATCCCTTGACCGTCAGGAACACAGAACCATAATATATCACACTGTCATTGGTGCTTCCCATTGCCTTCAGGTCGTCTTTGACCACTGGCGCGATAGGTGCGCATCCTGTGCCTGTTATTATCTTTTTGGTATCATATCCCAGCTCATTAAGCTTGAATATAGCTGTCTCAACAACCCGTCCTGAAACCTGTACTGAACCAACAATGCTTGCTGTTGGCGCAACTAATGCGATCACATTTTCAGACTCAACATGGCATGCCTCCGCTATTGTGTCAATTACTTTTTCATCAGGAAGCTGGTTTGATTCAAGAGCGATAACAGCATACTCATAATCATCTTCATATTTTATCCGCTCATAGGTTTTCTTGGGTTTTAACGCAAGAGCTCTTGCAGGGCCTGAACCCATGGCGAAATATTTATCCACACTTATCCTCCACCCTGCTTTTTGTGCTCCGAGGCATGACATCGCAGGATGATCGGTTGTAACATCTATGAAAGCAAGCGGTATATCGCTTATTTTATGTACGGATACCGAACAACCCCCGAATCCCCCCATACAGATTTCAGTGAACAAAAGACCGGCTTCATACCCCCCGGGTACGTTTATTCCGCAATCTATTACTT
It encodes the following:
- a CDS encoding nucleoside 2-deoxyribosyltransferase, which gives rise to MYIMKTVYLAAPLFSEAECDFNRKLRDELISAGFNVFLPQEDSNNVKGMLDRQKIIFNKNLKGIENSDIIVAVIDGADVDSGTAWEIGFAFAKAKPVLGLRTDFRTLGIEGTVNLMIEQSVVLCMSVPELLNHLKSRFR
- the mch gene encoding methenyltetrahydromethanopterin cyclohydrolase — translated: MLSVNEKAMEIAEEMMDWSEELKIKALELKNGGKVIDCGINVPGGYEAGLLFTEICMGGFGGCSVSVHKISDIPLAFIDVTTDHPAMSCLGAQKAGWRISVDKYFAMGSGPARALALKPKKTYERIKYEDDYEYAVIALESNQLPDEKVIDTIAEACHVESENVIALVAPTASIVGSVQVSGRVVETAIFKLNELGYDTKKIITGTGCAPIAPVVKDDLKAMGSTNDSVIYYGSVFLTVKGFEEDKFKMVPSSTSKDYGKPFYKTFKDAGYDFFKIDANVFAPAEISVNDLETGKTYHAGHLNSEVILESYGISGI